In Ignavibacteriota bacterium, the genomic window GCATCACAGAAAACAATCCGAGTTTTTGACGGCAATCGGTTTTGTCATATCCGAGGCTTGCCGCCCACTTATTCTCATCGTACGCTTGCAACGGAGAACCGGGTTGCGCCACAGTCATGCGCAAGCGAAACGCAAACGCAACCTCCGCATCGCTGAGATGATTGACAATCTGAGCAATTGACCACTTCCCCGGTTGCGGAGGAGTTCTCAACTGCTCGTCAGATAATCCTGCAATCGCTCGCTTCACTTGTTCAGGTGTTGATTGCAATATTTTCATTACATCTTTACCGATGATATTTGAAAGAATGCGTTTGATGTATTCGTTCTTGATATTTTTTATTGATGTTAATGGCTTCATAAAAAAATGTTACTGGTTTGTGGTTCGTGGTTTCTGGTGTTTGGTTTCGAGTTATTGTTTACGGAGATGATGAAAGTAAATCCTACTACTCACAACTCACCAATTACCACTCACCATTTTTTAATTTTGCATTTTTAATTTTTAATTGATCGCCGCTGTTACTTTCGCCGCTGCATCTTGCAAACTTGAAGCAACCGCAAAGTTCAGCCCGGAATTTGCAAGAATTTCACGCGCTTCTTTCGCGTTTGTTCCTTCGAGCCGGACGACAACCGGAATATTCACCTGAACTTTTTTCGCCGCTTCAATGACGCCGTTTGCAACGCGGTCGCATCGAACAATTCCACCGAAAATATTCACAAGAACCGCTTTTACATTCGGGTCAGAAAGAATAATTCTGAAACCGCTGGAAACCGTTTCGACATTCGCGCCGCCGCCGACATCGAGGAAGTTTGCCGGCTCACCGCCAGCAAGTTTGATGATATCCATCGTTGCCATTGCAAGTCCTGCGCCGTTCACCATGCAACCGACATTTCCATCAAGTTTGATGTAGTTCAAATTCGATTTCGATGCTTCGATTTCGAGTGGTTCTTCTTCATCAAGGTCACGCATCGCAACAATATCAGGATGACGGTAGAGTGCGTTGTCATCGAAGTTCATCTTCGCATCAAGTGCAAGCACACGCCCATCTGTTGTAACCACAAGTGGATTGATTTCTGCAAGAGAGGCATCAGTTTCTGTGTATGCCCGGTAGAGCGAGATAAAAAACTTCACTGCATTCTTTAATGCTTCACCGCTTAAGCCGAGAGCGAATGCAAGTCGCCGTGCCTGAAACTCCCTGAATCCGATTGCAGGATTGACATACTCCTTCAAAATCTTTTCCGGAGTTTCCGCTGCGACTTTTTCAATCTCAACGCCGCCTTCGGTCGAAGCCATCACACAATTTTGTGAACGTGCGCGGTCAAGCGTAATTCCAACATACAATTCTTTTGCAATCGAAATTCCTTCTTCAACAAGCAAGCGTTTGACAATTCTTCCTTCCGGTCCCGTCTGATGAGTAATCAAATTCATCCCATAAATCTTCGATGCATTTTGATACACTTCATCAAGCGACTTCGAGACTTTTACGCCGCCTCCTTTGCCGCGACCGCCAGCATGGATTTGTGCTTTCACCACCCAGACTTTTGTATCGGCAACTTCTGTGCTTCCCTGGCACATATCAACACAAACCTTGACAGCTTCCTCCGGCGAGAATGCAACCCGTCCGTTTGGTGTAGCAACGTTATATTTTCTTAAAATTTCTTTTCCTTGGTATTCATGGATTTTCATAGTCTTCGATTTTTTTCCAGTTTTTTCGTTTTGAGTTTAGTGTTTTGGGTTTCAAGTATGTTATTCAAAACTCAAAACCCAAAACTCGAATCTTTATTTAATTTTGGTTGCTATTGATTTCGCCTGCAAAAACAAAAGCAAATAATCTTTCCCGCCTGCTTTCGAGTCCGTTCCGCTCATATTGAAACCGCCGAACGGATGCGCGCCGACCATCGCTCCGGTACATTTGCGATTGAGATACAAGTTACCGACATGAAACTCGGTTCGCGCCCGTTCAATCTTCTTCTTATTTTTTGAATAGACTGCACCGGTTAAACCATACTCAGTATTGTTTGCAATTTCCAAAGCGTGGTCAAAGTTCTTCGCTTTAATGACGGCAAGCACAGGACCAAAAATTTCTTCCTGAGAGATTGTTGCTTTCGGATCAACATCGGCAATCACTGTAGGTCGGATGAAGTATCCGTCTTCCGAAGCACGAACACCGCCACTCACTAACTTGCCCCCTTCTTTCTGTGCAACTTCAATATATCGCATGATGTTTTCCATCGCGCCTTTGTTGATGACAGGTCCCATATAATTGCTCAAATCCTTCGCGGCGCCAACAGGAATTTCATCAACTCGTTTTTTGAGCGCAGCAACAAACTTATCATAGATTTTTGCATCAACAATTGCACGAGAACACGCCGAGCATTTTTGTCCTTGAAAACCGAACGCCGAGACTGTTACACCCGCAACCGCTTCTTCAAAGTTTGCTTCGCTGTCAACGATGATAGAATCTTTTCCGCCCATTTCTGCAACAACTCGCTTCAACCAAATCTGTCCGGGCAGAACTTTCGCCGCTTCCGTGTTGATGTGAATGCCAACTTCCTTTGAGCCGGTGAACGCGATGAATCGCGATTTCGGATGCTTGATAAGTGTATCGCCAACTGCACTGCCGGGCCCAGCGACAAAGTTTATTACACCTGCAGGCAATCCTGCTTCTTCCATCACTTCCATGAAACGCATTCCGGTTAAGGGCGAATCGCTTGATGGTTTGAGAATGACCGTGTTGCCTGCAACGACTGCCGCAGTCGTCATACCGGCAAGAATTGCAAATGGAAAATTCCACGGCGGAATGACAATGCCAACACCGAGCGGAATATAGACCACTTCATCTTTCTCTCCCGGCAATTGGACAGCCGCTTTTTGGTCGGCATAGCGAAGCATTTCACGACCGTAAAATTCGAGGAAGTCAATCGCTTCTGCCGTGTCGGCGTCTGCTTCCATCCAGTTCTTCCCAACTTC contains:
- the pruA gene encoding L-glutamate gamma-semialdehyde dehydrogenase, translating into MKISKFKNEPYTDWSKPANRKKQEQAIAKIEKQFGKEYPNIIGGEKVTAKEKLHSLNPSDPKQVVGVFQKGTSNDALKALDVAEKKFAEWSKVPPARRANYLFKAANIMRKRRFEINATMILEVGKNWMEADADTAEAIDFLEFYGREMLRYADQKAAVQLPGEKDEVVYIPLGVGIVIPPWNFPFAILAGMTTAAVVAGNTVILKPSSDSPLTGMRFMEVMEEAGLPAGVINFVAGPGSAVGDTLIKHPKSRFIAFTGSKEVGIHINTEAAKVLPGQIWLKRVVAEMGGKDSIIVDSEANFEEAVAGVTVSAFGFQGQKCSACSRAIVDAKIYDKFVAALKKRVDEIPVGAAKDLSNYMGPVINKGAMENIMRYIEVAQKEGGKLVSGGVRASEDGYFIRPTVIADVDPKATISQEEIFGPVLAVIKAKNFDHALEIANNTEYGLTGAVYSKNKKKIERARTEFHVGNLYLNRKCTGAMVGAHPFGGFNMSGTDSKAGGKDYLLLFLQAKSIATKIK
- the sucC gene encoding ADP-forming succinate--CoA ligase subunit beta, which produces MKIHEYQGKEILRKYNVATPNGRVAFSPEEAVKVCVDMCQGSTEVADTKVWVVKAQIHAGGRGKGGGVKVSKSLDEVYQNASKIYGMNLITHQTGPEGRIVKRLLVEEGISIAKELYVGITLDRARSQNCVMASTEGGVEIEKVAAETPEKILKEYVNPAIGFREFQARRLAFALGLSGEALKNAVKFFISLYRAYTETDASLAEINPLVVTTDGRVLALDAKMNFDDNALYRHPDIVAMRDLDEEEPLEIEASKSNLNYIKLDGNVGCMVNGAGLAMATMDIIKLAGGEPANFLDVGGGANVETVSSGFRIILSDPNVKAVLVNIFGGIVRCDRVANGVIEAAKKVQVNIPVVVRLEGTNAKEAREILANSGLNFAVASSLQDAAAKVTAAIN
- a CDS encoding DinB family protein: MKPLTSIKNIKNEYIKRILSNIIGKDVMKILQSTPEQVKRAIAGLSDEQLRTPPQPGKWSIAQIVNHLSDAEVAFAFRLRMTVAQPGSPLQAYDENKWAASLGYDKTDCRQKLGLFSVMRSDHVRLLKSLTAKQWKQFGMHEERGKETVERIAQMFAGHDVNHVKQIQNIRKQLLKKTSK